DNA sequence from the Candida dubliniensis CD36 chromosome 5, complete sequence genome:
TAAAAGTATTTGGGATGATGTTAAAAGATCTTATTGGTCTTGTCCAATATATTATCATCCtataattaaattcattgatGATATATAAAACTAACCATTTAAGTAGCATTTGCTTTTTCTAGTTCTATATTACAACCTAATCCAATAAATGCTTCATCTAATGCTTGTTGGAAAACATTTTGTAATCTCCAACCTCCACCtaaatattgtttatttttcgccaatttattaataaatggaTCATAATAACTATCAGAAAtattttgttcaatattCATAATTGATTCAACATCTGTTGGTACTGGTAACATAGTATATCctttatttaaatcacGATCACCTTGAAATGGTGTAAATGgaattattgatgatgatgaaccatcattaaattcatcatcactatCATGATTAGCAAATGGattagatttattaaattgttgatctaattgattatttatagTTTGTAATTGTTTCCTTCGAAGATTTGATCGTTTCaacatttgattttgttgttgtttaattaattcttcaCTATTACTTGAACTATTAGTTaatttatctaataattcttgttgttgttcttgttgatattgtaaatcttctaattccatttgtttttgaattcttaatttttcttgttttaatCTTTCTCGAGCTTCTTtatatttcattaaatcatcattcCGTTGAGATTCTCTCATATTTCTTTCTaaaatttctaatttatgttcttgttcatatttatttaattccagttcaatcaattcaatctCTTGTTTATCATTACTATAActtaatttgaaaattatatcttcaatattttcaagATATCGATTATACCCCAGTAAATCTTCTGGGAAATCTTCTTCagttttattatatatcGCCGATACTTTTTTCctaatatcaatttctttttcaataattaaatcttcaaatatttgttgtttaaatttattcttCCTTAATATTTTCCCACATTTGGGATAAGGACATGGTGCCGGAcctaatgaaaatattctATCTACACATGATTCACATATTTTATGATAACATTCAGGATTAATTAGAAATTTCATATTTGgtgataaatatttatccGTCTTACAAATCGGACACATATCTTTCAATTGGTCATCTATAATGTGGTAGTTAGCATTCGCATTGTTATAGCTTGTTATAGATGTATACTTCATTGACATACCTTCAGCTGTTTGTAACATTTGTGTTTGATTAGTAATGGGGTTGGCTGGATAAAGGAttccttctttcttttttttctcttaaCAGTCTTCACTTTTATTTATAGaggaacaaaaaaaaaatgagaGGTAGTGCAGATTTggataaaatcaaatttaccACTATACAGaccaattattaatacaaCTCCATAATAGATGAGTAAATTTATACTTAAACCTATaaccaatatatatatatatatatagctATTAGAATAAGTAATGAGCAATCTCTAACACCTTTTTCGGTGAGCTATTTATTGACGaataaattcaacaaaatacaACTTGTAATCTTCAACATCTAATTCTTCACGATGATTAACTTTATAATTATCTAAACAACATTCAAATCGTTGCATATCAGTATTAGTTAAGAAAGTCACCATAAATTGACCTGGTTGGAAAACATTAATacatttatcaacaattgcTTTATAATCAGCACCAATCATATTAGTTTCAAATGATGCATAACTCCATCCTGGTTCAGGAGTAACATGAATAGTATAATAATCtgattcattaattgaattactAGAAAATCCACATGGAGTAAAAGCAAATCCATCAtgaatttctttaattggAGATGAATTTGAGGTAATTGGTGATTGCTCTTTGAgtttaaataattcatttaatccAGTTTGTTTGAGTACTTGTTGACCTAAATCATGACCTAAATCATGATTTTCATCAATGGCAGTATCACCAGGTTTTCTAGTAGTATAGAATTGTTGACTAGCCTCTAATGATAATTGAGTCATAATGATTTCCAAAGTACAATCATTAACAGCTGGAATTGCATCACCAGGGGCAACTCCATTGGGCTTCCCATTCTTACCACTTCCTCCAACGTAAAGATGCCAATTGGtattattaccaacaaTATAACTTTTCccattattgaaatattgattcaataatttgacTTCTTCTTGCCAATTACCATGAACATGGATTTGTCGATCTGGGAACATGAATGAACGACgagaataaaaaatttgataaatttcttTACTTGAAAATACCACAACCTCATCTCCAGAATAAATTTTCTGTAATTCTTTTGTAACagtttcaaataataaatctaaaCAAGCtaaagtagtagtagtaccacaagttttcaaaatgattttatgAGGGAATACAAATAAAGATGATTCACTTAATAAAAATGCATCACATAAAGTTGACGATACTTTAGAAAGTACTTCACAATGAactaaattcaaaatcttgATCCAagtatcaaatttaatatttcttaAATTGATGGGTGATAATTCTTTGGATGGGTAAAACCAAATTTCAAGTAATTTTTCTGGGCCTTCAAAAGCATGAGTTGAATCAATTGCCGTAGAAAGTTCATGATTAGAATAAATTAAAGCTGGTGCAACCATTGTCAGGTAACTTTGGTATTGTATACTTGGAGTACtagttgctgttgttgttgttgaaattgttgaaattggttTCGTAGCAGAGGGTCTGACATAAAAAGACTCTTGATATGAAAATTAGATAGTTAATcagttaaaaaaaaatcaataacttATAAAGATTGATTGcttaaaaatatattaataaaaattgtaGATTTGTTTTAAGCGGTCAATACAAAAGATAAGAATATGTATATGTGTTtgtaaaaaagaataatttgatgatgatgaagtagtagtacttattcaacaattcaaaaataagTAACTTAATAAGGAGGAGTGATGTGTggttgtagttgtagttgGGATCTTCTTGTATATTGggtaaaagaaagaaggaaagaaagagcAGAGGAGAATTGAAgaaagtgaaaaatttttttctttttagatTTTCCCATCACAACAGATCTtcaataaacaacaacagtgGAAAGAAATTTTAGTCAACTAAAAATATGTTAGTGATGTTAGAATGTAGTAATACCAATCATTACAATTAATATGAGgtatttaatttcttcttctttctccTATTTTATTCTATTAATCTACGGCTGTGAAGTACTATATAATGTTAATACTGTTGCGCTTGTGTAAAACCCACACTGCCCCCGAGAGGTTACAAAAATAAGATACACTCCCTACTACAACTACAAATATTATAATCTCTCATTTTTATTAGCCTCAACTCAATGAAGTTGCATTGTCAACTTGTTCTTCCTCCCTCCGCCCTCCTCCGTCTTCTCAACAAATATACATCTGTCCTCGTCTGCAAGACTTCTCTCTTTGGGTGCgggatttttctttccccTTATTTGGCACCTCctttcatcaacaacaaccactaCTTATTCCTCTTTCTATGAGTTGTTTTAATCTGTGATTTTCCATATAAATATAAGCCAAATGCAGGTCATTGTCAGATCCCCAATTGTAATAAAAGCATACCCACCCTACTCCTACTCACCAATGGTTTAAGAATCAAGTAATTCTATAACACCGAATTGTCAAGTCATTTCTTAGACTCAAACACACGGTTTCAATGATATACTGttgtttattcaattaataatttctaaAATCTAATAAGACTTATTTGTaaagttgcaaaaaagaattctATCTCACGTGACCTATTATATGGTAAACCGTACCATTAATTCCAGTATTGTTAATTGATCTTTAACCACCATTTAAACCTGTAAGTATTGTTAATGACTCATATTagttaaattatttgaaaaaaggttcctttgaaaatattaccAGATTCCTATATAAATCAACTGGATAggaattttttgttttaaaatttattcCAAAAAGACATCAATTTAAcccaaaacaacaacaacaacaatacaaCTTATTACAATTCATTTTCTAGCCCATTTAAACTATTGTAACATTAAAAAACTAAGTACTACccttcaacaacaatttagGAATGAATTACTATAAGTCTATTTTACAAGCCTTCCCTGGATAGTGGTTTTTGAGGTTGTTGTGATCGAAAGAtaagaaaccaaaaaaaaggtcGTGTATACTCCCCATAAACTCCAAATcactatatatataatccAATAAGGTTAAGTTTAGCAATCTTCTTTAGTTTAATCctattttgtttattgatgatttatacAAGAAtggtcaaaaaaaaaacacagcAAAAGAAGGAATTATCCATAGAATATTTACGTTGAGTAAAAAATCGTTCTCCATAAAAGATGTCAATCATACATAGTGTGGTAACACAAAATTAACAAAGGGACACGAAAAggaaacaaataatttgtAGCACAAAACCGCACCAAATATTCCTCCTCCCTTCCcctttcttttaataaacCGTGTCAACAATTCTTAATACACAAAAGATATTACGTTTAAACCCtcatgatgatgatgataaggTTACATTTACTTGATTggtaaatattttaaacTTAATCagaatttttatttttttttaaagaaaaagttagAAATAAAGTGGGGGAGGCAGAGTGGTAAACTTAGTTTCATCACCACTGATAACAAATACACTGTGAAAGATATTGAATAGgaatttcatttcaattcaattggtattatcttctttttctataATACATGTATATCAGCAATACAATTATTGTTTACCAATCACATTGATTAAACCAGTGAATTGAGATttattctttgtttttttttttttttttgattttcagTTCTGAAATTCTCATATTTGAATCGACTCAATCATCAACTAACTTGACCTGCTTTAAATCCCAACAATACCATATCTcttattatcaatcaaaccATGGAAAAATCATAAGcaacaaaaatgaaaaacaaaaaagcCATGGTGAAGGCTTTGGATCACTAAGTCGTCTACGTATTAGTTTTctgttattgttgtagGTTTCTTTGACAGGGctttaaaaaaaaccaattttGTTCTATCCAACATATTGgcaatataattgattgataatatatttttaaaaaaggGTTTTC
Encoded proteins:
- a CDS encoding RNA polymerase II transcription factor B subunit, putative (Similar to S. cerevisiae TFB3;~In S. cerevisiae: subunit of TFIIH and nucleotide excision repair factor 3 complexes, involved in transcription initiation, required for nucleotide excision repair; ring finger protein similar to mammalian CAK and TFIIH subunit) yields the protein MKYTSITSYNNANANYHIIDDQLKDMCPICKTDKYLSPNMKFLINPECYHKICESCVDRIFSLGPAPCPYPKCGKILRKNKFKQQIFEDLIIEKEIDIRKKVSAIYNKTEEDFPEDLSGYNRYLENIEDIIFKLSYSNDKQEIELIESELNKYEQEHKLEILERNMRESQRNDDLMKYKEARERLKQEKLRIQKQMELEDLQYQQEQQQELLDKLTNSSSNSEELIKQQQNQMLKRSNLRRKQLQTINNQLDQQFNKSNPFANHDSDDEFNDGSSSSIIPFTPFQGDRDLNKGYTMLPVPTDVESIMNIEQNISDSYYDPFINKLAKNKQYLGGGWRLQNVFQQALDEAFIGLGCNIELEKANAT
- a CDS encoding S-adenosylmethionine decarboxylase proenzyme, [contains: s-adenosylmethionine decarboxylase alpha chain; s adenosylmethionine decarboxylase beta chain], putative (Similar to S. cerevisiae SPE2;~In S. cerevisiae: required for the biosynthesis of spermidine and spermine); the encoded protein is MVAPALIYSNHELSTAIDSTHAFEGPEKLLEIWFYPSKELSPINLRNIKFDTWIKILNLVHCEVLSKVSSTLCDAFLLSESSLFVFPHKIILKTCGTTTTLACLDLLFETVTKELQKIYSGDEVVVFSSKEIYQIFYSRRSFMFPDRQIHVHGNWQEEVKLLNQYFNNGKSYIVGNNTNWHLYVGGSGKNGKPNGVAPGDAIPAVNDCTLEIIMTQLSLEASQQFYTTRKPGDTAIDENHDLGHDLGQQVLKQTGLNELFKLKEQSPITSNSSPIKEIHDGFAFTPCGFSSNSINESDYYTIHVTPEPGWSYASFETNMIGADYKAIVDKCINVFQPGQFMVTFLTNTDMQRFECCLDNYKVNHREELDVEDYKLYFVEFIRQ